A genomic stretch from Desulfolutivibrio sulfodismutans DSM 3696 includes:
- a CDS encoding flagellin N-terminal helical domain-containing protein, translating to MSLVINHNLMAMNATRNLSTAYGNLATSTSRLSSGLRITTAADDAAGLAVRELMRADIAALNQGVRNANDAISLIQTADGALGVIDEKLIRMKELAEQAATGTYTSDQRLIIDSEYQAMASEITRIANATDFNGIYLLNGNLSSETHDGSAMQAAGKLKVHFGTANDSAEDYYYIQIGTATASALGVGLAASNSISTQALAQESLVTLKNAIISKDKIRANLGALQNRLENTITNLEIQAENLQAAESQISDVDVATEMTEFVRQQILTQAAVAMLSQANSLPRMALQLMG from the coding sequence ATGTCTCTGGTTATCAATCACAACTTGATGGCGATGAATGCCACTCGGAACCTGAGCACCGCTTACGGAAACCTGGCAACATCCACCAGCCGCCTCTCCTCGGGGCTGCGTATTACGACCGCCGCCGATGATGCAGCCGGCCTTGCGGTTCGGGAACTCATGCGCGCCGACATCGCCGCCCTCAACCAGGGTGTGCGCAACGCCAACGACGCCATCTCCTTGATCCAGACCGCTGACGGCGCCCTGGGCGTCATCGATGAAAAGCTGATCCGCATGAAGGAATTGGCGGAACAGGCGGCCACGGGTACCTACACCTCGGACCAGCGTCTGATCATCGATTCGGAATACCAAGCCATGGCCTCGGAAATTACCCGAATCGCCAACGCCACGGACTTCAACGGCATCTATCTGCTCAACGGAAACCTCTCCAGCGAAACCCACGACGGGTCCGCCATGCAGGCCGCCGGCAAGCTCAAGGTCCACTTCGGCACCGCCAACGACAGCGCCGAGGACTACTATTACATCCAGATCGGCACCGCCACGGCCTCGGCCCTGGGCGTCGGCCTGGCCGCCAGCAACAGCATCTCCACCCAGGCCCTGGCCCAGGAGTCCCTGGTGACCCTCAAGAACGCCATTATCTCCAAGGACAAGATCCGCGCCAACCTGGGCGCCCTGCAGAACCGGCTGGAGAACACCATCACCAACCTGGAGATCCAGGCCGAGAACCTGCAAGCGGCCGAGTCCCAGATCTCCGATGTGGACGTGGCCACGGAAATGACCGAGTTCGTGCGCCAGCAGATCCTGACCCAGGCGGCGGTGGCCATGCTCTCCCAGGCCAACTCCCTGCCGCGTATGGCCCTGCAGCTCATGGGCTAG
- a CDS encoding sensor histidine kinase — protein MPMSEDDKRPLSAPESPSGLPTDAFIIERARLENVAKRIHRKMDDYDSYGFTSHQSISLNVFFDLAQEFPELEDLYAICLLIPRMFFDVECDLYLLDSKDGILKRCAYRCLTSPLAESPEPIFPEKPLVSENHFFLPIKGNHELISQLPFTPHGDIIGVLCVHPADKLTEHDRLYFERYANRFGYQLHNRLINNKNKEHVQFIRSLVKDIGHNVIVPNIYFKLYYKRLHSKIDLLDIYERKLERFLRKAGDRLGDLAEDGETLLKDIGYIRDGMADQYKQIFSHYMHTSLFLETLLRRSHFEEGRYVLDKRMCNFKTKVIDPQLERYRPRLLERGIEIDTSLGGVPDAEIEAVADVGLISQVYANLFSNVVKYAREVPDPGAGRTRKFMSYGWEVMRDFFGPGRDGIKLNVFSSGPPMDKEVAVRLFEEGYRADNAKGEYGTGHGLYFIREVVRLHGGIEGYEPTPHGNNFYFILPKEPEPPRPASTAIQSPPGGPGEHPGLPGGDDDGLEASLHTPTP, from the coding sequence ATGCCTATGTCAGAGGACGACAAACGGCCCCTGTCGGCCCCGGAGTCACCTTCCGGTCTGCCCACGGACGCCTTCATCATCGAACGCGCCCGGCTCGAGAACGTGGCCAAGCGCATCCATCGCAAGATGGACGACTACGATTCCTACGGCTTTACCTCGCACCAAAGCATCTCCTTGAACGTCTTTTTCGATCTGGCCCAGGAGTTCCCCGAATTGGAGGATCTCTACGCCATCTGCCTGCTCATTCCGCGCATGTTTTTCGATGTCGAGTGCGACCTGTATCTTCTGGACAGCAAGGACGGCATCCTCAAGCGCTGTGCCTACCGTTGCCTGACCTCGCCCCTGGCCGAGTCGCCCGAGCCCATATTTCCCGAAAAACCCCTGGTCTCCGAAAATCATTTCTTTTTGCCCATCAAAGGCAACCACGAATTGATCAGCCAGCTTCCCTTCACGCCCCACGGCGACATCATCGGCGTGTTGTGCGTGCATCCGGCCGACAAGCTCACCGAGCACGACCGGCTCTATTTCGAACGCTACGCCAACCGGTTCGGCTACCAACTGCACAATCGCCTCATCAACAACAAAAACAAGGAGCATGTGCAGTTCATCCGTAGCTTGGTGAAAGATATCGGGCATAACGTCATTGTTCCGAATATTTATTTCAAGCTCTATTATAAGCGGCTTCATTCGAAGATAGATCTTTTGGACATCTACGAGCGCAAATTGGAGCGTTTTTTACGCAAGGCCGGAGACCGCCTTGGCGACCTGGCGGAAGACGGGGAGACGCTTCTCAAGGATATCGGATATATTCGGGATGGAATGGCCGACCAGTACAAGCAGATTTTCAGCCACTACATGCATACCAGCCTTTTCCTGGAGACCCTTTTGCGCCGGAGTCATTTTGAAGAAGGGCGCTATGTCCTGGATAAGCGGATGTGCAACTTCAAAACCAAGGTCATCGATCCCCAACTGGAGCGGTATCGGCCGCGCCTTCTCGAACGCGGCATCGAGATCGACACCTCTTTGGGCGGAGTGCCTGACGCCGAGATCGAGGCTGTGGCCGATGTGGGCCTTATAAGCCAAGTCTATGCCAATCTTTTCTCAAACGTGGTGAAATATGCCCGCGAGGTGCCTGATCCCGGCGCCGGGCGGACCCGCAAGTTCATGTCGTATGGCTGGGAGGTCATGCGGGATTTCTTCGGCCCCGGCCGCGACGGCATCAAGCTCAACGTGTTCAGTTCCGGGCCGCCCATGGACAAGGAGGTGGCCGTGCGCCTGTTCGAGGAGGGTTACCGGGCCGACAATGCCAAGGGAGAATACGGCACCGGGCACGGGCTGTATTTTATCCGGGAGGTGGTCAGGCTGCACGGCGGTATCGAAGGTTATGAGCCCACCCCCCACGGCAACAATTTTTATTTCATTCTGCCCAAGGAACCCGAACCGCCCCGGCCCGCGTCCACGGCCATACAGTCCCCCCCGGGCGGGCCCGGGGAGCATCCGGGGCTGCCGGGCGGGGACGACGACGGTCTGGAAGCGTCCCTGCATACCCCCACTCCATGA
- a CDS encoding substrate-binding domain-containing protein, with protein sequence MKHIATLIAAAMILCAGIGAAQAEEKVLMMATTTSTDNTGLLPVLEQAFKKDTGIELRWLAVGTGKALELGKNCDVDVLLVHAPKAEKEFVEAGHGLGRTEVMFNDFVLLGPKNDPAKVKGKTTSEALRAIAAAKSPFISRGDDSGTHKMELALWKAADMAAPDKETWYVQAGQGMMATIVMAAERSGYTLTDRATFFTYEAKGDPALAVLVEGDKPLLNQYSVIVINPEKCKNAKVNLAKAFNDWLASPKGQQVVADFKSDGKQLFTPNAKK encoded by the coding sequence ATGAAACACATCGCCACCCTCATCGCCGCAGCCATGATCCTGTGCGCCGGAATCGGCGCCGCCCAGGCCGAGGAAAAGGTGCTCATGATGGCCACCACCACCAGCACCGACAACACCGGGCTCTTGCCTGTCCTGGAACAGGCATTCAAAAAGGACACCGGCATCGAATTGCGCTGGCTCGCCGTGGGGACCGGCAAGGCCCTGGAACTGGGGAAAAACTGCGATGTGGATGTGCTGTTGGTCCATGCCCCCAAGGCCGAAAAGGAATTCGTCGAGGCTGGACACGGCCTGGGCCGCACCGAAGTCATGTTCAACGACTTCGTCCTGCTCGGACCCAAAAACGACCCGGCCAAGGTCAAGGGCAAAACCACCTCCGAAGCCTTAAGGGCCATCGCCGCCGCCAAATCCCCCTTCATCAGCCGGGGCGACGATTCCGGCACCCACAAGATGGAGCTCGCCCTGTGGAAGGCCGCCGACATGGCTGCGCCGGACAAGGAAACCTGGTACGTTCAGGCCGGACAAGGCATGATGGCCACCATCGTTATGGCCGCCGAACGCAGCGGTTATACCCTCACCGACCGGGCCACCTTTTTCACCTACGAGGCCAAGGGCGATCCGGCCCTGGCCGTTCTCGTCGAAGGCGACAAGCCCCTGCTCAACCAGTACAGCGTCATTGTCATCAATCCCGAGAAATGCAAAAATGCCAAGGTCAATCTGGCCAAGGCCTTCAACGACTGGCTGGCCTCGCCCAAAGGACAACAGGTCGTCGCCGATTTCAAATCCGACGGCAAACAGCTGTTTACCCCCAACGCCAAAAAGTAG
- a CDS encoding motility protein A, whose protein sequence is MDIATLLGLSTGLTLVLGAIFMGGSLLQFFDVPSLMIVVGGTLASICVTYPFEEVFQAFSAGMKIFASRKVKDGEVVNMMVRIAEISRREGLLALENIQTENAILKKACQLIADNADAGLIRETLRIEIGSMKRRHAVGESVFKSLAGFSPSYGMIGTLIGLIQMLARLDDPKSIGPAMAVAIITTFYGALLSTLFFLPVAGKLRSRTLNETLQLEIIFEGAKCILENNNPRLVYEKLSSFIAPRERRYERRG, encoded by the coding sequence ATGGATATAGCCACCTTGCTTGGTCTGTCCACGGGGCTCACGCTGGTTCTCGGCGCGATCTTCATGGGCGGCTCGTTATTACAGTTTTTCGACGTGCCGAGTCTGATGATCGTCGTCGGAGGAACATTGGCCTCCATCTGCGTTACCTATCCTTTTGAAGAGGTCTTTCAGGCCTTTTCAGCGGGCATGAAGATTTTCGCCTCGCGCAAGGTCAAAGACGGCGAGGTGGTGAACATGATGGTGCGCATCGCCGAGATCAGCCGCCGCGAGGGTCTTTTGGCCCTGGAGAACATCCAGACCGAAAACGCCATCCTCAAAAAGGCCTGTCAGCTCATTGCCGACAATGCCGACGCCGGACTCATCCGGGAGACGTTGCGCATTGAAATCGGTTCCATGAAGCGCCGCCACGCCGTGGGGGAGAGCGTGTTCAAGTCCCTGGCCGGATTTTCCCCGTCTTACGGCATGATCGGCACGCTGATCGGGCTCATCCAGATGCTGGCCAGGCTCGACGACCCCAAATCCATCGGCCCGGCCATGGCCGTGGCCATCATCACCACGTTTTACGGGGCGTTGCTGTCCACCCTGTTCTTTTTGCCCGTAGCCGGGAAACTGCGCTCCAGAACCCTGAACGAGACCCTGCAACTGGAGATCATCTTCGAAGGGGCCAAGTGCATCCTGGAAAACAACAACCCCAGGCTCGTGTACGAGAAGCTATCGTCTTTCATTGCCCCCAGGGAGCGTCGCTATGAGCGCCGGGGATGA
- a CDS encoding molybdopterin-guanine dinucleotide biosynthesis protein MobB has translation MKAIQIVGYKKSGKTSLALELCAALKARGLAVSAAKFTHNPSLDKADTDTDRLAAHCRAVAAFTPAECAVFWSGPRFLHDVLPLLEADVLVVEGGKELAFLPRVLVLRDPSEAAALQPGLALAAFGEVDAPGLPHLRDVEAVADLALSRGFLLPGLDCGACGESCCADMAARIVDGKATPADCQAVREAMRVTVGGVPLAMNPFVERILAAGIKAMLAQLKGFAPGRVEIGLDA, from the coding sequence ATGAAAGCCATACAGATCGTCGGATATAAAAAATCCGGGAAAACCTCACTGGCTCTGGAACTTTGTGCGGCGCTCAAAGCCCGGGGGCTTGCCGTGTCCGCCGCCAAGTTCACCCACAATCCCTCTCTGGACAAGGCCGATACGGATACCGACCGGCTGGCCGCCCACTGTCGGGCCGTGGCCGCCTTCACCCCGGCCGAGTGCGCGGTTTTCTGGAGCGGCCCGAGGTTTTTGCACGATGTCCTGCCCCTGCTCGAGGCCGATGTCCTGGTGGTCGAGGGCGGCAAGGAGCTGGCCTTTTTGCCCCGCGTGCTGGTGCTGCGCGATCCCTCCGAGGCCGCCGCCTTGCAGCCCGGACTGGCCCTGGCCGCGTTCGGCGAGGTGGACGCGCCAGGGCTGCCGCATCTGCGCGACGTGGAGGCAGTGGCCGATCTGGCCCTGTCCAGGGGGTTTTTGCTGCCGGGCCTCGATTGCGGGGCCTGCGGAGAGTCCTGCTGTGCAGACATGGCCGCCCGGATCGTGGACGGGAAGGCGACCCCGGCTGACTGTCAGGCCGTGCGCGAGGCCATGCGCGTCACCGTAGGCGGCGTTCCACTGGCCATGAATCCCTTTGTGGAACGCATCCTCGCGGCCGGAATCAAGGCCATGCTGGCCCAACTCAAAGGCTTTGCCCCCGGACGGGTGGAGATCGGCCTGGACGCCTGA
- a CDS encoding ABC transporter permease has product MEYILDGLRQALVLLVSGDPQTFSAIQVTAITSLLAIAASLGLGVVPGFLLGYATFPGKRAARTFVDSMLSFPTVVIGLLVYAFISRRGPLGEMGLLYSVTGMVIGLTILGLPIIVALTASAVENLDARLRPTLLTLGASPWQVVATTLWETRFGIMLAAMAAFGRVVSEVGIAMIVGGNIKWHTRTITTAIALETSKGEFAMGIALGLVLMVVAFAVNIAVSAFRRISEK; this is encoded by the coding sequence GTGGAGTATATTCTTGACGGGTTGCGGCAGGCCCTTGTCTTGCTTGTCTCCGGCGATCCCCAGACCTTTTCCGCCATACAGGTCACGGCGATCACCTCGCTTCTGGCCATCGCCGCGTCCCTGGGGCTTGGCGTCGTGCCCGGGTTCCTGCTCGGATATGCCACGTTCCCGGGCAAGCGCGCCGCCCGGACCTTCGTGGACAGCATGCTGTCCTTCCCCACCGTGGTCATCGGCCTTTTGGTCTACGCCTTCATCTCCAGGCGCGGGCCCCTGGGCGAAATGGGCCTTTTATATTCCGTGACGGGCATGGTCATCGGCCTGACCATTCTGGGGCTGCCCATCATCGTCGCGCTCACCGCCTCGGCCGTGGAAAATCTGGACGCCCGGCTAAGGCCCACCCTCCTGACCCTGGGCGCGTCCCCCTGGCAGGTGGTGGCGACCACCCTGTGGGAAACCCGTTTCGGCATCATGCTCGCGGCCATGGCCGCCTTCGGCCGCGTGGTCTCCGAGGTGGGCATCGCCATGATCGTGGGCGGCAACATCAAGTGGCACACCCGCACCATCACCACGGCCATCGCCCTGGAGACCTCCAAGGGGGAATTCGCCATGGGCATCGCCCTGGGGCTGGTGCTCATGGTCGTGGCCTTTGCCGTCAACATCGCCGTGTCCGCCTTCCGGAGAATCTCGGAAAAATGA
- a CDS encoding energy-coupling factor ABC transporter ATP-binding protein: MNAPLYHLQDVTQTHGGRVVLDVPTLDIPAGAIVGITGPNGSGKTTLLRILAFLDRPAGGEVFFQGRPSLGRERELRRRVTLLVQSPYLLRRSVRGNVAYGLKVRGAGNIREKTDQALAAVGLDPARFADRARHELSGGEAQRVALASRLAFEPTVLLLDEPTASLDTVSADLVRKAALDARDRLGTSLVVVSHDIDWLTEISDAVLAMENGRITDTIVEMPSPHPQCPAKKASHGAMP; this comes from the coding sequence ATGAACGCGCCGCTCTATCATCTGCAAGACGTGACCCAGACCCATGGCGGCCGCGTCGTCCTGGATGTTCCCACCCTGGATATCCCCGCCGGGGCCATCGTGGGGATCACCGGTCCCAACGGCAGCGGCAAGACCACGCTGTTGCGCATCCTGGCCTTTCTCGACCGCCCGGCTGGAGGCGAGGTGTTTTTCCAGGGGCGACCGAGTCTTGGCCGGGAAAGGGAGCTGCGGCGGCGGGTGACGCTTCTGGTCCAAAGTCCCTATCTGCTGCGTCGCAGCGTGCGCGGCAACGTGGCCTACGGCCTCAAGGTGCGCGGGGCCGGGAACATCCGGGAAAAAACCGACCAGGCCCTGGCCGCCGTGGGCCTCGATCCGGCCCGTTTCGCCGACCGAGCCCGGCATGAGCTTTCAGGCGGCGAGGCCCAGCGCGTGGCCCTGGCCTCCAGGCTGGCCTTCGAGCCCACGGTCCTTTTGCTCGACGAACCCACGGCCAGCCTGGACACCGTCTCCGCCGACCTCGTGCGCAAGGCCGCCCTGGACGCCCGGGATCGCCTGGGAACCAGCCTGGTGGTGGTCAGCCACGACATCGACTGGCTCACCGAGATCAGCGACGCCGTGCTGGCCATGGAAAACGGCCGTATCACCGACACCATTGTTGAAATGCCCTCCCCACATCCCCAATGTCCTGCAAAAAAGGCGTCACACGGAGCCATGCCATGA
- a CDS encoding purine-nucleoside phosphorylase: MQNPSDVKRASRHVASLLHAPEKNAVGMILGTGLGGLTDRLQHPVSVDYGDIPEFPRATVEGHRGRLVRGRLAGRDVFLLSGRFHLYEGYSPAMVCMGVRLLGEMGISRLIVSNAAGGLNPRFETGSLMAITDHVNLTGKSPLTGENHAPWGPRFPDMSRVYSPRLLDIARQCALSSSVRLEQGVYAGVTGPQMETPAETRMLRLLGADAVGMSTVLEVVAARHMGMEILGLSCITNVNLPDSMVETSLADVLAAAGKAEGRLSALVTAILGDPAF; the protein is encoded by the coding sequence ATGCAAAATCCATCAGATGTAAAGCGCGCGTCGCGCCATGTGGCCAGCCTTCTGCACGCGCCGGAAAAAAACGCCGTCGGGATGATCTTGGGCACCGGCCTGGGAGGGCTGACGGATCGCCTGCAGCACCCCGTCTCCGTTGACTATGGCGATATTCCGGAGTTCCCCCGGGCCACGGTGGAGGGGCATCGGGGCCGCTTGGTGCGTGGCCGTCTGGCCGGGAGGGACGTGTTTTTGCTGAGCGGCCGCTTCCACCTCTACGAGGGCTATTCCCCGGCCATGGTGTGCATGGGCGTGCGCCTGCTTGGCGAGATGGGCATATCCCGGCTCATTGTGAGCAACGCCGCCGGGGGGCTCAATCCCCGGTTCGAGACCGGCTCGCTCATGGCCATCACCGACCATGTCAATCTGACCGGAAAAAGCCCTCTCACCGGGGAAAACCACGCCCCCTGGGGGCCGCGCTTCCCGGACATGTCCCGGGTCTATTCCCCGCGCCTGCTGGATATTGCCCGGCAATGCGCCCTGTCCTCGAGCGTCCGCCTGGAACAGGGGGTCTACGCCGGAGTGACCGGCCCGCAAATGGAAACCCCGGCCGAGACCCGCATGCTGCGCCTGCTCGGGGCCGACGCCGTGGGCATGTCCACGGTGCTCGAGGTCGTGGCCGCCCGGCATATGGGCATGGAGATCCTGGGGCTGTCCTGCATAACCAACGTGAACCTGCCGGACAGTATGGTCGAAACGAGCCTTGCCGACGTGTTGGCGGCGGCGGGAAAGGCCGAAGGACGCCTCAGCGCCCTGGTCACGGCCATCCTGGGCGATCCGGCGTTCTAA
- a CDS encoding PqqD family protein codes for MGFFRKKRAAGEGGLSREEALSFVPVKNAAVRQETTETGKVRLTYPVTVRPAFSGMLRQFGVWDGKPSDKTIELDELGAATWDLADGVRSVRQVSEIFAGRYGLGAREAEISVASFFRELGRRGLVGFQAPETLRG; via the coding sequence ATGGGGTTTTTTAGAAAAAAAAGAGCGGCCGGGGAGGGCGGGTTGTCCCGGGAGGAGGCCTTGTCCTTCGTCCCGGTGAAAAATGCCGCCGTGCGCCAGGAAACCACGGAGACCGGGAAGGTCCGGCTGACCTATCCGGTGACCGTGCGCCCCGCGTTCTCCGGAATGCTCAGGCAATTCGGGGTGTGGGACGGCAAGCCCTCGGACAAGACCATTGAACTCGACGAACTGGGGGCCGCGACCTGGGACTTGGCGGATGGGGTGCGCAGCGTGCGCCAGGTGTCCGAGATCTTTGCCGGGCGGTACGGATTGGGCGCACGCGAGGCCGAGATCAGTGTGGCCTCGTTTTTCCGGGAGCTTGGCCGCCGGGGGCTGGTGGGGTTTCAGGCGCCGGAAACATTGCGAGGTTAG